The Crocosphaera subtropica ATCC 51142 genome includes a window with the following:
- a CDS encoding NAD-dependent epimerase, with amino-acid sequence MVKVLVTGAAGFIGFHVSQKLLHQGETILGIDNLNSYYDVFLKKARLKQIKTYEKFRFYQLDIADRKSISELFTQHNFDYVIHLAAQAGVRYSLENPYAYVDSNLVGFVNILEGCRHQNIKHLMYASSSSVYGKNKKIPFSTDDSVDHPVSLYAATKKANELMAHTYSHLYGIPTTGLRFFTVYGPWGRPDMAYFLFTKAILEEKPIKVFNYGKMKRDFTYIDDIVEGIIHVMNNIPQSDNSSVPYKVYNIGNNQPVELGHFIEVLEDCIGKKAIKEFLPMQPGDVPMTYADVDELIKDVGFQPNTSLKTGLEKFVNWYRDYYQC; translated from the coding sequence GTGGTTAAAGTATTAGTAACAGGGGCTGCTGGTTTTATTGGCTTTCATGTGAGTCAGAAACTATTACATCAAGGAGAGACTATTCTTGGTATTGATAATCTTAATAGTTACTATGATGTTTTTCTAAAAAAAGCTCGTCTTAAACAGATAAAAACTTACGAAAAATTTAGGTTTTATCAATTAGATATTGCTGACAGAAAAAGTATTTCTGAGTTATTTACTCAACATAATTTTGATTATGTTATCCACCTAGCTGCTCAAGCTGGCGTTCGTTACTCCTTGGAAAATCCTTATGCTTATGTTGATAGTAACCTAGTAGGATTTGTTAATATTCTTGAGGGATGTCGTCATCAAAACATAAAACATTTAATGTATGCTTCATCTAGTTCAGTTTACGGAAAAAACAAGAAAATTCCTTTTTCAACTGATGATAGTGTTGATCATCCAGTTAGTTTATATGCTGCTACCAAAAAAGCCAACGAATTAATGGCTCATACCTATAGTCATTTATACGGAATTCCCACAACAGGATTACGTTTTTTTACAGTTTATGGTCCCTGGGGTCGTCCCGATATGGCTTATTTTTTATTTACAAAAGCCATATTAGAAGAAAAACCAATCAAGGTATTTAATTATGGAAAAATGAAACGAGATTTTACCTATATTGACGATATTGTAGAAGGAATTATTCATGTAATGAATAACATTCCTCAATCTGATAATTCATCGGTTCCGTATAAAGTTTATAATATTGGTAATAATCAACCTGTAGAACTTGGTCACTTTATTGAAGTGCTAGAAGATTGCATTGGGAAAAAAGCTATTAAGGAGTTCCTTCCCATGCAACCAGGCGATGTCCCTATGACTTATGCTGATGTTGATGAGCTTATTAAAGATGTCGGTTTTCAACCTAATACTTCTTTGAAAACAGGATTAGAAAAATTTGTTAATTGGTATCGTGATTATTATCAATGCTAA
- a CDS encoding class I SAM-dependent methyltransferase, whose amino-acid sequence MSYFKRLVEFNSSRYRLWEENSAFAKTVPKDALVLDAGSGSSPYKSLFTHAQYESADFEQVNKTYAKTTYVCNLEKIPVEDCRFDFIIFNQVMEHLPDPKSVLIELNRVLKPGGKMIYSGPLFYEEHEQPYDFYRYTQFGLRELFSASGFVIDRLDWLEGYLGTVGYQLNSMSKYLPLKPQDLGNGIIGYGLVPMILVLKIIFLISSFLFHRLDISKNP is encoded by the coding sequence ATGAGCTATTTTAAACGATTAGTAGAATTTAATTCTTCTCGCTACCGACTTTGGGAAGAAAATTCAGCTTTTGCTAAGACGGTACCAAAAGATGCCTTAGTTTTGGATGCTGGCTCTGGTAGTTCTCCTTACAAAAGTTTGTTCACTCATGCTCAATATGAATCAGCTGATTTTGAGCAAGTCAATAAAACTTATGCTAAAACAACATATGTTTGTAATTTAGAGAAAATTCCGGTAGAAGACTGTCGATTCGATTTTATTATCTTTAATCAGGTTATGGAACATTTACCTGATCCAAAATCAGTTTTAATTGAACTCAATAGAGTTCTTAAACCTGGAGGTAAAATGATTTATTCTGGACCATTATTTTACGAAGAACATGAACAACCGTACGATTTTTATAGATATACTCAGTTTGGATTGCGTGAGTTGTTTTCAGCCAGTGGATTTGTTATTGATCGTCTAGATTGGTTAGAAGGTTATTTAGGGACAGTCGGTTATCAATTGAATTCTATGTCCAAGTATCTACCCTTGAAGCCGCAAGACTTAGGCAACGGTATTATTGGATATGGTTTAGTACCAATGATACTTGTGCTTAAAATTATCTTTCTTATTTCTTCGTTTCTCTTTCACAGATTAGACATCTCCAAGAATCCATAA
- a CDS encoding glycosyltransferase family 2 protein yields MFPKISILMSVYNDQVYLAKSIESILEQNFQNFEFLIVNDGSTDDSLQIMTKYAEEDERIKIINNEQNLGLIESLNKGINVATGEYIARQDADDISLSKRLEQQVEFLDNHQDVVAVGTAVAIIDEEDNITKYNYPPTKHDELQASLLLICEFHHSSMMLRRSSVQKLRGYNQAKPHAEDYDLWWRLSRYGKLANLSEVLVKRRYDKRPRVSLRYRQPQLANSLEISLKAVKESLAERKLGNLDEEAFTRLWWTYLRPMDEESYQKFWQAQQRKEACLKPQDIESLKSFWDLIIKHPGGVTVWNKRFQWLAYYLLSLKQTQVGLQLFWVLSTKFKVSIPWHSVLKKSVVPYLRFI; encoded by the coding sequence ATGTTCCCTAAAATTAGCATCCTGATGTCTGTTTATAATGATCAAGTTTATCTAGCAAAATCCATAGAAAGTATTCTTGAGCAAAATTTTCAAAATTTTGAATTTCTAATTGTTAATGATGGCTCAACTGATGATAGCTTACAAATTATGACAAAATATGCTGAAGAAGATGAACGCATAAAAATTATAAATAATGAACAAAACCTAGGGTTAATTGAATCCTTAAACAAAGGAATTAACGTAGCTACAGGCGAATATATTGCTCGACAAGATGCTGATGATATTTCTTTATCTAAACGCTTAGAACAACAAGTTGAATTTTTAGATAATCATCAAGATGTAGTAGCGGTAGGAACGGCTGTTGCTATTATTGACGAAGAAGACAATATCACAAAGTATAATTATCCCCCAACTAAACATGATGAGTTACAAGCATCCTTACTGCTAATTTGTGAATTTCATCATTCTAGTATGATGCTGCGTCGTAGCTCAGTTCAGAAACTAAGAGGATATAATCAGGCAAAACCCCACGCAGAGGATTATGATTTATGGTGGCGTTTAAGTCGTTATGGAAAACTAGCTAATCTATCAGAAGTGTTAGTTAAACGTCGTTATGATAAACGTCCGAGGGTTAGTTTAAGGTATCGTCAGCCTCAGTTGGCAAATTCCTTAGAAATCTCACTAAAAGCGGTAAAAGAAAGTTTAGCCGAGAGAAAATTAGGGAATTTAGACGAGGAAGCTTTTACGCGCCTATGGTGGACATATCTCAGACCAATGGATGAAGAATCATATCAAAAATTTTGGCAAGCTCAACAAAGAAAAGAAGCCTGTTTAAAACCGCAAGATATCGAAAGTCTTAAGAGCTTTTGGGACTTAATTATCAAACATCCAGGAGGCGTTACCGTTTGGAACAAGCGTTTTCAATGGTTGGCCTATTATCTTTTGTCCCTCAAACAAACTCAAGTGGGATTACAATTATTTTGGGTACTTTCAACAAAGTTTAAAGTTTCTATTCCTTGGCATTCTGTGCTGAAAAAGTCCGTCGTCCCTTATTTAAGATTTATATGA
- a CDS encoding FkbM family methyltransferase, giving the protein MSQFLMGIGSGCNVNYSGEKIAFEVLRSKSNAPYCIFDVGANQGQFLHLTLDSLGKDNFKIYCFEPGLRTFEILKQNSRQDERVIVNNLGLAQKKGEMTLYYEKAGSGLASLAKKKLDHFNIYFQLEENVKIETIDNYCHQNSIDKIDLLKLDIEGHELDCLLGAKTMFDRQAIKIVTFEFGGCNIDTRSFFQDFYYFFKDAKMDIFRITPSGYLHPIRCYQEIDEQFRTSNFLACFIDTKKINENNFHYS; this is encoded by the coding sequence ATGTCTCAATTTCTTATGGGAATAGGATCAGGATGTAATGTTAATTATAGCGGTGAAAAAATTGCTTTTGAAGTTTTGCGTTCAAAATCTAATGCACCTTATTGTATTTTTGATGTTGGAGCTAATCAAGGACAATTTTTACATCTTACCCTAGATAGTTTAGGAAAAGATAATTTTAAAATTTATTGCTTTGAGCCTGGATTAAGAACATTTGAAATTCTCAAGCAAAATTCAAGACAAGATGAACGAGTTATTGTTAATAATTTGGGATTGGCACAAAAAAAGGGCGAAATGACACTATACTATGAGAAAGCTGGTTCAGGGCTCGCTTCCCTAGCAAAGAAAAAATTGGATCACTTTAACATATATTTTCAGCTAGAAGAAAACGTAAAAATTGAGACGATAGATAATTATTGTCATCAAAATTCTATTGATAAAATAGATTTATTAAAATTAGATATTGAGGGGCATGAACTAGATTGCTTATTAGGCGCAAAAACTATGTTTGATCGCCAAGCTATTAAAATTGTAACCTTTGAATTTGGAGGATGTAATATCGATACCCGTTCCTTCTTCCAAGATTTTTATTACTTTTTTAAAGATGCTAAAATGGACATCTTTAGAATCACACCTTCGGGATATCTTCATCCTATTCGCTGCTATCAAGAAATCGATGAGCAATTTAGAACCAGTAACTTTTTGGCTTGTTTTATAGATACTAAGAAAATAAATGAGAATAACTTTCATTATTCCTGA
- a CDS encoding glycosyltransferase family 4 protein — MKVLHINQSDIMGGAAIAGYRLHQALLNSGVDSRLFVAETNLDDPRIREIPQKRRTQDLLRNISDPLGLNFVNIVSTFLMPQDPFFQEAEIVNFHNIHRGYFNYLALPQLTKNKPGVFVLHDMWTFTGHCVYSYDCDRWKIGCGQCPYPETYPSINRDNTHVEWRLKQWLYQQSNLSVVSPSRWLIEQVQQSPLLQNLPLHHIPHGIDTEAYQPLDPEMCRAALGIPTHKKVLMFVADLLQDYRKGSDLLLEALSQLPDSLKVDTILLTLGLGSESFWSSCGLASINMGVVRNDRLKSVIYSAADLFVFATRADIFGLVLQESMACGTPMISFKIGGVPDLVRPGITGYLAEPENSQDLCQGIIYLLEDNTLRQQMSQHCRDIALNEYSLDKQAQRYLEVYNKILGIAPKLS; from the coding sequence ATGAAAGTTTTACACATCAATCAATCTGATATTATGGGGGGAGCAGCGATCGCAGGTTATCGTCTCCATCAAGCTTTGTTAAATTCAGGTGTAGATTCTCGTCTTTTTGTCGCTGAAACTAATCTTGATGATCCTCGAATTAGAGAAATACCTCAAAAACGTCGCACTCAGGATTTGTTGAGGAACATTAGTGATCCCCTGGGACTCAATTTTGTGAACATTGTCAGCACCTTTCTTATGCCTCAAGATCCCTTTTTTCAAGAAGCTGAGATTGTCAATTTTCATAATATTCATCGAGGATATTTTAATTATTTAGCACTTCCCCAATTAACTAAGAATAAACCAGGGGTTTTTGTCCTCCATGATATGTGGACATTCACAGGACACTGTGTTTACAGTTATGATTGCGATCGTTGGAAAATTGGCTGTGGTCAATGTCCTTATCCAGAAACTTATCCAAGTATTAATCGGGATAATACTCACGTCGAATGGCGACTCAAACAATGGCTGTATCAACAGTCTAACTTGTCAGTTGTTTCTCCTAGTCGATGGTTAATAGAGCAAGTGCAACAGAGTCCACTGCTTCAAAATCTACCTCTTCATCATATTCCCCATGGGATTGATACAGAAGCTTATCAACCTCTTGATCCAGAAATGTGTCGCGCTGCCTTGGGAATTCCTACTCATAAGAAAGTATTAATGTTTGTTGCCGATCTTCTTCAAGATTATCGTAAAGGTAGCGATCTGCTCTTAGAAGCACTTTCTCAGTTACCAGACTCCTTAAAAGTAGATACAATTCTATTAACCCTTGGCCTAGGCAGTGAAAGTTTTTGGAGTTCTTGTGGTCTTGCTAGTATCAATATGGGAGTCGTCAGGAATGATCGCCTCAAATCAGTCATTTATTCAGCAGCCGATCTGTTTGTTTTTGCTACCCGTGCTGATATTTTTGGACTTGTTTTACAAGAAAGTATGGCTTGTGGAACTCCAATGATTTCTTTTAAAATAGGGGGAGTCCCCGATCTGGTGCGTCCAGGTATTACAGGGTACTTAGCTGAGCCTGAGAATTCTCAAGATTTATGCCAAGGGATAATTTATTTATTGGAAGATAATACCCTGCGACAACAAATGAGCCAACACTGTCGTGATATTGCTCTGAATGAATATTCTTTAGATAAACAAGCTCAACGCTATCTTGAGGTATATAATAAAATTTTAGGTATTGCTCCGAAATTATCATGA
- a CDS encoding polysaccharide pyruvyl transferase family protein, which produces MKILIENSGYPMTNMGDISMLQVAVSRLQSLWNNAVISVLTDRPDLLNKFCPGVRPLYVPSLPYTAFWFPCLSNRFYNLLPGVRPKHYFAELDWNLHQKFPQLTYPLLELKLKRLIQTNSKLSAFLTEIEAVDLVVATGGGYITDNFPEKTHRTLTILNLATWLNKPTIMLGQGLGPLKSQNLLTKAKLVLPRVNLIALREGRAGIPLLKSLGVSDEKVIVTGDDAIELAFQARSQQLGNGIGINLRVADYSMVDNDCFEQVKMAFREIAIQKNVPLIPIPIAHDPYKENDPQAIQKLLAGFDDYSDGGQTIDTPLKVIQQVQKCRVVVTGSYHAGVFALSQGIPIVGLAKSQYYKNKFLGLAEQFESGCQICLIKPDNLKYELITAINQAWILAEEVKNTLLESAHKQIKQGHLVYQKIHNTFIV; this is translated from the coding sequence ATGAAAATTCTTATTGAAAATTCTGGCTATCCTATGACCAATATGGGTGATATTTCCATGTTACAAGTAGCAGTATCAAGATTGCAAAGTTTATGGAATAATGCTGTAATTAGTGTTCTTACTGATCGACCTGATCTTCTAAATAAGTTTTGTCCAGGGGTTCGTCCATTATATGTTCCTTCCTTACCTTATACTGCTTTTTGGTTTCCCTGTTTATCTAATCGTTTTTATAATTTACTCCCTGGAGTCAGACCTAAACACTATTTTGCTGAATTAGATTGGAATTTACATCAAAAATTTCCTCAATTAACTTATCCGTTGCTTGAACTAAAACTAAAAAGACTCATTCAAACTAATTCCAAACTTAGTGCTTTTTTAACAGAAATTGAGGCAGTTGACCTGGTTGTTGCGACTGGAGGAGGATATATTACTGATAATTTTCCAGAAAAAACCCATAGAACATTAACAATTCTCAACTTAGCTACGTGGCTGAACAAACCAACCATTATGTTAGGTCAAGGTTTGGGACCATTGAAAAGTCAGAATTTGTTGACCAAAGCAAAATTAGTATTACCTCGTGTTAATTTAATTGCCTTACGAGAAGGTAGAGCAGGAATTCCATTACTTAAGTCTCTAGGCGTGTCTGATGAAAAGGTTATTGTAACAGGAGATGATGCTATTGAGTTAGCCTTTCAAGCTCGAAGTCAGCAACTAGGGAATGGGATTGGCATTAATCTGAGAGTGGCAGATTATTCTATGGTTGATAATGATTGTTTTGAACAAGTTAAAATGGCTTTTCGCGAGATTGCTATACAAAAAAATGTTCCTCTAATTCCAATTCCTATTGCTCATGATCCATATAAGGAAAATGATCCTCAAGCAATTCAAAAATTGCTGGCAGGGTTTGATGACTATTCGGATGGCGGTCAAACTATTGATACGCCACTCAAAGTTATTCAGCAAGTTCAAAAATGCCGTGTTGTTGTCACTGGAAGCTATCATGCTGGAGTATTTGCACTTTCCCAAGGAATTCCTATTGTTGGACTAGCAAAATCCCAATACTATAAAAATAAATTTTTAGGATTAGCAGAACAATTTGAATCTGGCTGTCAAATTTGTTTGATAAAACCAGACAATTTAAAATACGAATTAATAACGGCAATAAATCAAGCATGGATATTAGCAGAAGAAGTTAAAAATACTTTGTTAGAATCGGCTCACAAACAAATCAAGCAAGGTCATTTGGTTTATCAAAAAATTCATAATACATTTATCGTTTAG
- a CDS encoding glycosyltransferase family 4 protein: MRITFIIPEANTRGGIRVVAIYAEQLQKRGHDVLVVSQPHSIPTFRQQLKSVLKGKGLIKQEQSSFSYFDTLNVPHKILESRRPVIDQDIPDGEVVVATWWETAEWVAKLSHSKGAKAYFIQHHEIHPYLPKDRVIATYYSPLHKIVIARWLKELMKNQYNDFSISLVPNSVNLEQFQTTPRLKQDQPTVGMMSSKLDWKGCDIAIQGVILARQQISNLSLVAFGQEQLTSDLNFPDDTQYFQQPPQPMLKDIYARCDAWLFPSRLEGFGLPILEAMACRTPVIGTPAGAAPELISQGGGILVKPEDPEDMAKAIIEIVNMSNDQWQVMSNAAYQTATSYTWEDATDLFEEALYTAIERTKNGDLKAQ, encoded by the coding sequence ATGAGAATAACTTTCATTATTCCTGAAGCCAATACCCGTGGTGGCATTCGAGTTGTGGCGATTTACGCAGAACAGTTGCAAAAACGAGGACATGATGTTTTAGTGGTGTCTCAACCCCATTCTATTCCTACGTTTCGGCAGCAATTAAAGTCAGTTTTGAAAGGTAAAGGCCTTATTAAGCAGGAACAATCGTCTTTTTCCTATTTTGACACTTTGAATGTCCCTCATAAAATCCTTGAAAGCCGTCGTCCAGTTATTGATCAGGATATTCCTGATGGTGAGGTCGTAGTAGCAACTTGGTGGGAAACGGCTGAATGGGTTGCTAAATTGTCCCATAGTAAAGGTGCCAAAGCTTATTTTATTCAGCATCACGAAATACACCCTTACTTACCTAAAGATAGGGTAATAGCCACTTATTATTCACCTCTACATAAAATTGTTATTGCTCGATGGCTTAAAGAGTTGATGAAAAACCAATACAATGATTTCTCTATTTCTCTAGTTCCCAATAGTGTTAATCTTGAGCAATTTCAAACAACGCCACGACTGAAACAAGATCAACCTACTGTGGGCATGATGTCCTCAAAGCTTGACTGGAAAGGATGTGATATTGCTATTCAAGGAGTTATCCTAGCACGTCAACAAATTTCTAACCTTAGTTTAGTCGCATTTGGCCAGGAACAACTGACCTCTGATCTAAATTTTCCTGATGATACTCAATATTTTCAACAACCTCCTCAACCTATGTTAAAAGACATTTACGCTAGATGTGATGCTTGGTTGTTCCCTAGTCGCTTAGAAGGCTTTGGCTTACCTATTCTTGAGGCAATGGCTTGTCGAACTCCTGTTATTGGCACTCCTGCTGGTGCCGCCCCTGAACTTATATCTCAAGGTGGTGGCATCTTAGTTAAACCAGAAGATCCTGAAGATATGGCAAAAGCGATTATAGAAATAGTAAATATGTCTAATGACCAGTGGCAAGTGATGTCTAATGCAGCTTATCAAACAGCCACTAGCTACACTTGGGAAGATGCTACTGATCTCTTTGAAGAAGCTCTTTATACAGCAATAGAACGAACTAAAAATGGAGATTTAAAGGCTCAATAA